From one Bacteroides intestinalis DSM 17393 genomic stretch:
- a CDS encoding hybrid sensor histidine kinase/response regulator transcription factor gives MKAHSFIYLIIYSCFIMSVSLQAQEHFADRYNVSYITMDDGLPHNFIDDIYKDTRGFLWISTAGGGLSRYDGYEFIHFNPNTPHSKLKSNFIHNVYEDRFHRLWIVSEGGTDIIDLSTLQSVIPNDPKGLLPRFINHPTYIVILDSQGCIWLQCDNALHRITFDAEGGIDTLSTLDLPEQDEPDLILKDIDEDGKIWTGINGTIYKITPTPQGQLEKSSISEQLTFWPGIYFKDMIAKENEVWIATHIGLFRYNKSNNTRKLYENNQNDPHSLSQNYLTNLAITDDKQLIAGTLRGANIYNPITDNFERLTHSSTSNSLLNSNFINCIRVDGQHIWFGTESGGINKLTPKRLVIHNYQHDKENPASLSDNPVNVIYEDKEGSLWVGTVEGGLNLKKQGTEQFIHYRWERGEISHNSVSSLVNDNQGRLWVGTWGGGINIMNPKAPNRPLQVIYTHPETGFPLFFIAVLVYDPTNNGMWIGANRGLFFYDMATQKFISPFANRMAENIRGCLGAIIDKENKLWVGSTEGVYIIDLNTRSPQSKEGEFQHRHLNYKLDNPQSGLIEKISCFCEAKDGTLWLGSNGYGIYKRIIDKQGKEKFISYNTDQGLINNNVRSLEEDINGSIWIGTNNGLSCFHPNENRFTNYTKQDGFPDAQFYWNASYRSSDGTLYFGSVAGLTAIDSNLPVVTVQPANIRFTRLRIGNENILPGNKYLPKDIAVTQEIKLHEKEKSFSLEFSALNFEPDNTATYSYRLLGFEDKWIQAPGNRRFASYTNLRPGSYTLQVKYTPDGGDGTENMAELKITILPYFYKTTWFILLLVVLALLATWQTYQWRIRNFKRQRELLHRTVEERTYQLEQQKQLLENQTEELSRQNRMLTLQNEKITRQKVQLSRMARKVQELALDKIAFFTNITHEFRTPITLIIGPIERALKLSYNPQVIEQLNFVERNSKYLLSLVNQLMDFRKIESGKLNIVATKGDFVSFIHSLLTPFEVFAGERNISIKHYFHMKSSEIFFDEEAMHKVITNLLSNAIKFTPDGGSISIYIATLPAKDDKEEKLYLCVSDTGTGIQEPDTEQIFNRFYQSKKQAKYPVYGQTGTGIGLYLCKRIVKMHDGEICVRNNHTIGCSFRILLPLPKEENISDQLIVDNNIPPAATTEKNELPKERLALTILVVEDNADMRGYIRSILRDYYNVLEATNGAEALDVLNNQSVDFIISDLMMPVMDGIELSRRVKEAFAISHIPFLMLTAKTSPETRLESYRTGVDEYLLKPFDETLLLTRIENILDNRRRYQRKFKTNMDVEALNIEEESGDKKFINQVMEAIKEHYKNPYFEVSDFSEAVGVSKSLLNKKLQSLIGQSAGQFIRNYRLNTARELLLKNRETKQMNIAEIAYEVGFNDPKYFARCFSKQFNTTPSALLNEEE, from the coding sequence ATGAAAGCCCACTCCTTTATATACCTTATTATATATAGTTGTTTTATAATGTCCGTATCCTTACAGGCACAAGAACATTTTGCAGATCGATACAACGTTTCTTATATCACCATGGATGACGGATTACCTCACAATTTCATCGATGACATTTATAAAGACACCCGTGGCTTTCTGTGGATATCCACTGCCGGAGGCGGACTGTCACGTTATGATGGCTATGAATTCATTCATTTCAATCCCAACACTCCTCACAGCAAGCTCAAGAGTAATTTTATCCACAATGTATATGAAGACAGATTCCACCGTCTTTGGATCGTATCCGAAGGAGGCACAGATATTATCGATTTATCTACTCTACAATCTGTAATACCCAATGACCCTAAAGGACTTTTACCCCGGTTTATAAATCACCCCACCTATATCGTCATTCTTGATTCGCAAGGTTGCATCTGGTTGCAATGCGACAATGCACTTCACCGGATAACTTTCGATGCCGAAGGTGGCATAGATACATTATCCACATTAGATTTACCTGAGCAGGATGAACCGGACCTTATATTAAAAGATATCGACGAAGATGGCAAGATATGGACCGGTATCAATGGTACTATCTATAAAATAACCCCGACACCACAGGGACAGTTAGAAAAAAGTTCTATATCAGAGCAACTGACTTTTTGGCCTGGCATATATTTCAAGGACATGATAGCCAAAGAAAATGAAGTCTGGATAGCTACACACATAGGATTGTTCCGTTACAACAAAAGCAACAATACAAGAAAACTGTATGAGAATAATCAGAATGACCCTCATTCTTTATCGCAAAACTATCTGACCAATCTTGCCATCACCGATGATAAACAGTTGATTGCAGGAACTTTACGCGGAGCCAACATCTACAATCCTATCACTGATAACTTCGAACGCCTTACTCATAGTTCAACCAGTAACAGCCTATTGAACAGCAACTTTATTAATTGTATAAGAGTAGACGGGCAACACATTTGGTTCGGCACTGAAAGTGGTGGAATCAATAAACTGACTCCGAAACGCTTGGTGATACACAATTACCAACATGATAAAGAAAATCCCGCAAGCTTGTCCGACAACCCAGTAAATGTCATTTATGAAGATAAAGAAGGCAGTTTGTGGGTAGGCACAGTAGAGGGAGGACTGAATCTGAAAAAACAAGGAACCGAGCAGTTTATCCATTACAGATGGGAACGTGGTGAGATAAGCCATAACTCAGTCAGCAGTCTGGTCAACGACAACCAAGGCCGGCTATGGGTAGGTACCTGGGGTGGCGGAATCAACATAATGAATCCTAAAGCACCGAATCGTCCCCTCCAAGTGATATATACCCACCCGGAAACAGGATTTCCATTATTCTTCATAGCAGTACTCGTTTATGACCCTACCAATAATGGAATGTGGATAGGCGCCAATCGAGGACTCTTTTTCTATGATATGGCAACTCAAAAGTTCATTTCCCCTTTTGCTAACCGTATGGCAGAAAACATCCGCGGTTGTCTCGGCGCCATTATCGACAAAGAAAATAAGCTGTGGGTAGGTTCTACGGAAGGAGTCTACATCATAGATCTTAATACCCGATCTCCCCAGTCAAAGGAAGGAGAATTCCAGCATCGTCACTTAAACTATAAGCTCGATAATCCCCAATCGGGACTGATAGAGAAAATCAGTTGCTTTTGCGAAGCTAAAGATGGTACATTATGGCTGGGCAGTAATGGATATGGCATATATAAACGGATAATTGATAAGCAAGGCAAAGAAAAATTCATATCTTATAATACGGACCAAGGTTTAATCAACAACAATGTACGAAGTCTGGAAGAAGATATCAATGGAAGTATCTGGATAGGAACTAATAACGGACTTTCCTGCTTCCACCCAAACGAGAACCGTTTCACCAATTACACCAAACAGGATGGCTTTCCGGATGCACAATTCTATTGGAATGCCTCATACCGTTCTTCGGACGGTACACTCTATTTCGGCAGCGTAGCAGGACTGACAGCCATCGATAGCAATCTGCCTGTTGTTACTGTTCAACCTGCCAACATACGCTTCACGCGGTTGAGAATCGGAAATGAAAATATCCTGCCCGGCAATAAATATCTCCCCAAAGACATTGCCGTAACTCAAGAAATAAAACTCCATGAGAAAGAGAAGTCCTTCTCGTTGGAATTCTCCGCCTTGAATTTTGAACCGGATAATACAGCCACTTATAGCTACCGCCTACTTGGTTTTGAAGACAAATGGATACAGGCACCCGGAAACAGACGGTTTGCAAGCTACACCAACTTGCGTCCGGGTAGCTATACCCTACAAGTGAAATATACACCTGATGGAGGAGACGGGACAGAGAACATGGCAGAGCTAAAAATCACCATCCTACCCTATTTCTATAAAACAACTTGGTTCATATTGCTTCTTGTAGTTTTGGCACTACTTGCCACTTGGCAAACTTACCAATGGCGCATACGAAACTTCAAACGCCAGAGGGAGTTATTGCACCGCACTGTAGAAGAACGCACCTACCAACTGGAACAACAAAAACAATTATTAGAGAACCAGACGGAAGAACTCTCCCGACAGAACAGGATGCTGACACTGCAAAACGAGAAAATCACCCGGCAAAAAGTACAATTGAGCCGTATGGCACGCAAAGTACAAGAATTGGCATTAGACAAGATAGCTTTCTTCACTAACATAACGCATGAATTCCGGACACCGATAACTTTAATTATCGGCCCTATCGAGCGTGCACTAAAACTAAGTTATAATCCGCAGGTAATAGAACAGTTAAACTTCGTGGAACGTAACTCCAAATATCTGCTATCCCTTGTCAACCAACTGATGGATTTCCGGAAAATAGAATCCGGTAAGCTTAATATCGTTGCGACAAAAGGTGACTTTGTGAGTTTTATACATTCATTGCTTACTCCTTTTGAAGTATTTGCCGGAGAACGGAATATTTCAATAAAACACTATTTCCACATGAAAAGTTCCGAAATCTTCTTTGATGAAGAAGCGATGCACAAGGTTATTACCAATCTGCTAAGCAATGCCATTAAATTTACACCGGATGGCGGAAGCATATCCATATATATAGCCACCCTTCCGGCTAAAGACGATAAAGAAGAAAAACTTTATCTCTGCGTCAGTGACACGGGAACAGGTATTCAAGAGCCAGACACCGAACAAATATTCAACCGTTTCTATCAATCCAAGAAGCAAGCGAAATATCCTGTATACGGCCAAACGGGTACAGGAATCGGGTTATATCTTTGCAAACGCATCGTGAAGATGCACGATGGAGAAATCTGCGTTCGTAATAACCATACTATCGGCTGCTCCTTCCGCATCCTACTCCCACTTCCAAAAGAAGAAAACATAAGCGACCAACTGATCGTTGATAACAATATACCACCAGCAGCAACAACGGAAAAGAATGAATTACCCAAAGAACGGCTGGCCCTGACCATTCTTGTAGTGGAAGATAATGCAGACATGAGAGGATACATCCGTTCCATTCTCCGTGATTATTATAATGTACTCGAAGCTACCAACGGGGCAGAAGCCCTTGATGTATTGAACAACCAGTCGGTAGATTTTATCATCAGCGACCTGATGATGCCCGTAATGGATGGTATAGAGCTATCGCGCCGGGTCAAAGAAGCATTTGCCATCTCACATATCCCCTTCCTGATGCTGACCGCAAAGACCTCACCAGAAACCCGACTGGAAAGTTACCGCACGGGCGTAGACGAATATCTGCTAAAACCTTTCGATGAAACTCTGTTACTGACCCGTATCGAAAACATCCTAGATAATCGCAGACGCTACCAACGGAAGTTCAAGACGAACATGGATGTGGAAGCACTGAATATAGAGGAGGAATCCGGTGACAAGAAATTCATCAACCAAGTGATGGAAGCCATAAAAGAACACTATAAAAACCCTTACTTTGAAGTAAGTGATTTCAGTGAGGCCGTTGGAGTCAGCAAAAGTCTGCTGAATAAAAAGCTTCAAAGCCTCATCGGGCAATCTGCGGGACAATTCATACGTAACTACAGATTAAACACCGCCCGGGAACTACTCCTCAAAAACCGGGAAACAAAACAGATGAATATTGCTGAAATAGCGTATGAAGTAGGCTTTAATGACCCCAAGTATTTCGCCCGCTGTTTCAGCAAGCAGTTTAATACGACACCAAGCGCATTGCTGAATGAAGAAGAGTAA
- a CDS encoding LamG domain-containing protein translates to MKTRKWPVPILAAFTVLSFWACEDWGQMDPPAGNQKNPKLEQVAKITFEDKDFDPQSLNYYAYEGGDIAEIEDDNVHGKALHLPDGYARMFNPLNSVEVQNGVSLTFWVKQALRIDEETEEELEPDLVGALFSFQNSNGTQRMFLTANGWLKYEGVDGEYEVNNPETNKVSKNPLLLPTGEWHYMAITVRNDGYSIHVDGKQRIDKTVQKSNFDFGKIVQFMAGTPYIYIGYGSDSPTQEMWIDDISIYRNQITDSQCQMPNIGEGAFEYLVGDPIITVGAEDNSAAWWTVFSNYFRMPADGNMKFKFTNYTSGAGNWNNWCFCLCTDAERDGNGYAEYFVIRSDLYGWGDSYASGTWTNEGYGDWDAFRADMEGAEVTVTVQRNGATAIVEAIAKAINGNVYKETFTTTCGDGTQVVRGFFIMDGSHIVFDTEETAALTTVPLTKTTIGAEDCSAAWWTEFSDYFQIPVGQNLHLEFENHTNGIGNWNNWNLCLCTDAERNGNGYAEYFVIRSDLYGWGDSYASGTWTSEGYGDWDAFRADMEGATVVIDIQRNGTTVTAIAVATSKNGNVYKEAFVTDCGDGNQTVRAFLIVDGAHLKMDNSNCYLYTPLFK, encoded by the coding sequence ATGAAGACAAGAAAATGGCCGGTACCCATTCTGGCGGCATTTACAGTCCTTTCATTTTGGGCCTGCGAAGATTGGGGGCAAATGGATCCTCCGGCAGGAAATCAGAAAAATCCCAAATTAGAGCAAGTCGCGAAGATTACTTTTGAGGATAAAGATTTTGATCCTCAAAGCCTCAACTATTATGCCTACGAAGGTGGAGACATAGCTGAGATTGAAGACGACAATGTACACGGTAAAGCACTTCACCTACCTGATGGCTATGCCCGTATGTTCAATCCACTGAATAGCGTGGAAGTACAAAATGGCGTGTCACTGACATTCTGGGTGAAGCAGGCACTCCGCATTGACGAAGAAACGGAAGAAGAGTTGGAGCCGGACTTGGTCGGTGCCCTCTTCTCTTTCCAAAACAGCAACGGTACACAGCGCATGTTCCTCACCGCCAACGGCTGGCTGAAGTATGAAGGTGTGGACGGTGAATACGAGGTCAACAACCCCGAAACGAACAAAGTATCCAAAAATCCATTGCTGTTACCGACCGGAGAATGGCACTACATGGCCATCACTGTCCGCAATGACGGTTATAGCATCCACGTGGATGGCAAACAACGCATTGACAAGACTGTACAAAAATCAAACTTTGACTTCGGAAAAATTGTACAGTTCATGGCCGGTACACCTTATATATATATAGGTTATGGTTCAGATTCTCCCACACAAGAGATGTGGATAGACGATATCTCAATTTACCGCAACCAAATTACCGACAGCCAATGCCAGATGCCGAACATAGGAGAGGGAGCATTCGAATATCTTGTGGGTGACCCCATCATCACTGTAGGTGCAGAAGATAATTCAGCAGCTTGGTGGACAGTATTCTCCAATTATTTCAGGATGCCCGCCGACGGTAACATGAAATTCAAATTCACCAACTACACCAGCGGTGCTGGCAACTGGAACAACTGGTGCTTCTGTCTCTGTACCGATGCCGAGCGGGATGGCAATGGTTATGCCGAATACTTTGTTATCCGCTCCGACCTTTACGGATGGGGCGACAGTTATGCCTCAGGTACATGGACTAATGAGGGCTACGGTGACTGGGATGCATTCCGTGCTGACATGGAAGGTGCAGAAGTGACTGTGACTGTCCAACGCAACGGAGCAACGGCAATTGTAGAGGCAATAGCCAAAGCCATCAACGGCAACGTATACAAAGAAACTTTTACCACCACTTGCGGTGACGGTACACAAGTAGTTCGCGGCTTCTTTATAATGGATGGGTCACACATAGTATTCGACACTGAAGAAACCGCAGCGTTGACCACAGTGCCACTGACAAAGACTACTATTGGTGCCGAAGACTGTTCGGCTGCCTGGTGGACAGAATTCTCAGACTATTTCCAGATCCCCGTCGGACAGAATCTGCATCTCGAATTCGAGAACCATACCAATGGCATCGGCAACTGGAACAACTGGAATCTCTGCCTCTGTACCGATGCCGAGCGGAATGGCAATGGTTATGCCGAATACTTCGTCATTCGTTCCGATCTTTACGGATGGGGTGACAGTTATGCCTCGGGTACATGGACCAGCGAGGGGTACGGTGACTGGGATGCTTTCCGTGCCGACATGGAAGGAGCCACAGTAGTCATTGACATCCAGCGTAATGGTACTACGGTAACAGCCATTGCGGTAGCTACCAGCAAAAATGGCAATGTGTATAAAGAAGCTTTTGTGACAGACTGCGGTGATGGAAACCAGACAGTACGGGCATTCCTTATTGTGGATGGAGCTCATCTCAAGATGGATAATTCAAATTGCTATCTGTACACTCCGTTATTCAAGTAA
- a CDS encoding SusC/RagA family TonB-linked outer membrane protein yields MLLAFVFLLAGQMLFAQSKQVTGVVKDVTGETVIGASVVEKGTANGTITDFDGNFKLTVGDKAVLQISFVGYQTQEINTVGKTSFVVTLKEDSEMLEEVVVVGYGAQKKESVVGAISQVSSKELLQSPAANVSQAIAGKISGVITSQTSGAPGSDDTQIYIRGRATFAGDAQPLVLVDGVEREFSQIAPDDIETISVLKDASATAVYGVRGANGVMLITTKRGREQKPEVSLTANWQIQSPTRTDTYLNSYQSVNLLEEALANDGLPSQFSANDLEMYRRSVAGELSGLEAMLYPNVDWYDEVLKSSSPAQRYNVSVRGGTKRMRYYASGELYDQKGLIKNLSNDKYGNSSSPSFRRYAFRANMDLFLTKDLTFSVNFGTRFEERKGSNTTERSDYSQIFYEMNHTPGWLFPVSTVVQNGEKQETIYGGSSQYQKNIVASLTKGGYYKATNTINETNFILDYKMDWLTEGLSVKGMASFDYNSYDKTLYQATFATYELNNRDDFGNIDAYNRFDADGELAGSKDSYTIYKLYMEAQINYARKFGRHDVTAMVLYNQNDYRYRADLAKRYQGLVGRATYGYDDRYLAEVNFGYNGSENFMKGKRFGFFPAFSLGWRISNESFMENTKEWLNNLKLRASYGQVGNDVYTVGGVAQRFLYEEKWSQISNDYMFGTSGKSGIYETQYPNYGVTWERAHKYNVGLEFGLWNGLLNGNIDLFHEKRNDILTNYLTRPEWVGVTMAAGNLGETVNSGFEIELKHNNHIGKEFQYNVGLTFSHAKNEIKNMDEPALKTDYRKREGHPIGQYYGLVCDGFVTAADVADPNFPTSTFGNVQVGDLKYRDMNNDGFIDERDETFIGYSDVPENTYALTLGCNYKGIGFSVMFQGVDHVSRYYDAEAMYAFVSGGKVKEHHLDRWNPTKSESENLASAKYPLLHYDSYGDHNQRQNSFFLKNGAFMRLKNIELSYTLPTKWIEKVGMSDCRLYVNGNNLITWDHLDDLCDPESNGSNRYPIMKTVNFGVNIKF; encoded by the coding sequence ATGCTGCTGGCATTCGTCTTCCTACTGGCAGGACAAATGTTGTTCGCCCAGTCAAAGCAAGTTACAGGTGTCGTAAAAGACGTCACCGGAGAAACTGTCATAGGTGCCAGCGTAGTTGAAAAAGGTACTGCCAATGGTACTATAACAGATTTTGACGGAAATTTCAAATTAACAGTAGGCGACAAAGCCGTGTTGCAAATCTCTTTCGTCGGTTATCAGACGCAAGAAATCAACACAGTAGGCAAGACTTCTTTTGTCGTGACACTGAAAGAAGACTCAGAAATGCTGGAAGAAGTTGTGGTAGTGGGTTATGGTGCACAGAAAAAGGAAAGTGTTGTGGGAGCTATCTCGCAAGTATCTTCCAAGGAGTTGCTCCAATCTCCTGCCGCCAACGTATCCCAAGCCATTGCCGGTAAGATATCAGGTGTCATCACATCACAGACTTCCGGTGCTCCCGGTTCGGATGATACACAAATCTATATCCGTGGTCGTGCTACATTTGCCGGTGATGCCCAACCACTTGTATTGGTAGATGGCGTGGAACGCGAATTCTCACAGATAGCCCCGGACGATATTGAGACGATTTCAGTATTGAAAGATGCTTCGGCAACAGCCGTTTATGGTGTACGTGGCGCAAACGGCGTTATGTTGATTACGACCAAACGTGGTAGAGAACAGAAACCGGAAGTAAGCCTGACCGCCAACTGGCAGATACAAAGTCCAACGCGCACGGATACTTACCTGAACTCTTACCAGTCTGTCAACCTGCTGGAAGAAGCCCTCGCCAACGACGGACTTCCTTCACAGTTCTCTGCCAACGACTTGGAAATGTATCGCAGATCGGTTGCCGGCGAATTGAGCGGCTTAGAGGCAATGCTATATCCCAATGTAGACTGGTATGATGAGGTATTGAAGAGTTCTTCTCCCGCACAACGTTATAACGTCAGTGTACGTGGCGGTACAAAACGTATGCGCTATTATGCTTCCGGTGAACTATACGACCAAAAAGGGTTGATTAAGAATTTGAGTAATGACAAATATGGCAATTCTTCAAGCCCAAGCTTCCGTCGTTATGCATTCCGCGCTAATATGGACTTGTTCCTGACGAAAGATTTGACTTTCTCTGTCAACTTCGGTACTCGTTTTGAAGAACGTAAAGGTTCCAATACGACTGAAAGATCTGATTATAGCCAGATATTCTATGAAATGAACCACACCCCCGGATGGCTTTTCCCTGTATCTACAGTAGTACAAAACGGTGAAAAACAGGAAACTATCTATGGTGGTAGCTCACAGTATCAGAAAAATATCGTAGCATCCCTGACCAAAGGCGGATATTACAAAGCTACAAATACCATCAATGAAACCAACTTTATCCTTGATTACAAGATGGACTGGCTGACTGAAGGATTAAGCGTAAAGGGTATGGCTTCATTCGACTATAACTCCTACGACAAAACTCTTTACCAGGCCACTTTCGCCACTTACGAGCTGAACAACCGCGATGATTTCGGAAATATCGATGCTTACAATCGCTTCGATGCTGATGGCGAATTAGCAGGTAGCAAAGATTCTTACACAATCTATAAGCTTTACATGGAAGCGCAAATCAACTATGCCCGCAAATTCGGCAGACATGATGTAACAGCTATGGTGCTCTACAATCAAAATGACTATCGCTATAGAGCTGATCTTGCCAAGCGTTATCAAGGTCTGGTAGGTCGTGCCACTTATGGCTACGACGATCGTTATCTGGCAGAGGTTAACTTCGGTTACAACGGTTCGGAAAACTTCATGAAAGGCAAACGTTTTGGTTTCTTCCCCGCTTTCTCTTTAGGTTGGCGCATCAGTAATGAATCTTTCATGGAGAACACTAAGGAGTGGTTGAACAACCTGAAGTTGCGTGCTTCTTACGGTCAGGTAGGTAACGATGTATATACCGTAGGCGGAGTGGCACAACGCTTCCTCTATGAAGAGAAATGGAGCCAGATCAGCAATGACTATATGTTCGGCACCAGTGGTAAGTCCGGCATCTACGAAACACAATACCCTAACTATGGCGTTACTTGGGAACGTGCTCACAAGTACAATGTCGGTTTAGAGTTCGGATTATGGAACGGATTACTGAATGGTAATATCGATCTTTTCCATGAAAAGCGTAACGACATCCTAACCAACTACCTGACACGTCCTGAATGGGTAGGCGTAACAATGGCTGCCGGTAACTTGGGTGAAACCGTAAACAGCGGTTTCGAGATTGAGTTAAAGCATAATAATCATATCGGAAAGGAGTTTCAATACAACGTTGGTCTGACTTTCTCTCATGCCAAGAATGAAATTAAGAATATGGATGAGCCAGCACTAAAAACAGACTATCGCAAGCGCGAAGGTCATCCTATCGGTCAGTACTACGGACTGGTATGCGACGGCTTCGTAACTGCTGCCGACGTGGCTGATCCTAATTTCCCGACATCAACCTTTGGTAATGTACAGGTAGGCGATTTGAAATATCGCGATATGAATAATGATGGTTTTATTGACGAACGAGACGAAACATTCATTGGTTATAGCGATGTACCTGAAAATACGTATGCACTTACCTTGGGATGCAATTACAAAGGCATTGGTTTCAGTGTGATGTTCCAAGGTGTTGATCACGTAAGTCGTTATTATGATGCAGAAGCTATGTATGCCTTCGTCAGTGGCGGTAAAGTGAAAGAACACCATCTGGATCGTTGGAATCCTACTAAATCGGAATCCGAGAATTTGGCAAGTGCCAAATATCCATTGCTGCACTACGATAGTTACGGTGACCACAACCAACGCCAAAACTCCTTCTTCCTGAAGAACGGTGCTTTCATGCGTCTAAAGAACATTGAGTTGAGCTATACATTGCCTACCAAATGGATAGAAAAAGTAGGCATGAGTGACTGCCGCCTCTATGTAAACGGTAACAACCTCATCACTTGGGATCATTTGGATGATCTGTGTGACCCGGAAAGTAACGGTTCCAACCGCTATCCGATTATGAAGACTGTGAACTTTGGTGTAAACATTAAATTCTGA
- a CDS encoding RagB/SusD family nutrient uptake outer membrane protein — protein sequence MKKTLLYGIFALSIASATLTSCEDMFGGFLDKQPSNELTGEEVFSDWNLMLQFHYDTYNFLRHGACRINNSWLDAATDLAETSYATGGVRTTFNIGNYYGNGGASELSGTWEHYYRGIRKCNMILTRIESVPKSIDLKEDEYIKHKTYIISEARFLRAWFYWELFLRYGPIPIVTEVLDPNGDLLSNYTSRPSIKEYVVDFILKELSECEKGLMVYEDASDKDVAGRIGQPMARALYSRIMLYMASPRYSSESSITWQQAADAAKGFIETYGGNYSLMQGTDSKTALTNAWLLTPYEESNKEMIFYRNDGTISWNNIRYDVPVGEGGNGGLCPSQNLIDMYDMIDGNSPFQEYDETGAPVYNGVNPSVNAASGYSDANMWANRDGRLAASILYNGVSWGNGVINVVKGQRDNPVGNANATPTGYYVRKYMPETILSANHSGNSRRLWTIIRYAEILLNYAEALNEVQGPCKEVYDQLDLIRHRAGITGNVANRADLNTKEKMRNFIRKERTVELAFEEHRAWDVRRWNVAEEALGRNIIGIDVAANGTITRKVAQERVFQKKMYLYPIPEGEYWKTGIENNPEW from the coding sequence ATGAAGAAGACATTATTATATGGCATATTTGCCCTGAGCATCGCCTCTGCCACACTTACTTCCTGCGAAGATATGTTTGGAGGCTTCCTCGACAAGCAGCCCAGTAATGAGTTGACGGGCGAAGAAGTATTCAGCGACTGGAACCTAATGTTACAGTTCCATTACGATACCTACAACTTTCTGCGCCACGGTGCTTGCCGCATCAATAATTCATGGCTGGATGCTGCTACAGACCTGGCAGAAACCAGTTACGCGACCGGTGGTGTGCGTACAACATTCAATATAGGTAATTATTACGGCAACGGCGGAGCATCCGAACTAAGCGGTACTTGGGAACATTATTACCGTGGTATTCGCAAATGCAACATGATACTTACACGCATAGAAAGCGTCCCCAAAAGTATAGACCTGAAAGAAGATGAGTATATCAAACACAAAACTTATATCATCTCTGAAGCGCGTTTCTTGCGTGCTTGGTTCTATTGGGAACTCTTCCTACGTTACGGTCCTATTCCTATAGTAACAGAAGTACTCGACCCTAATGGTGATTTATTGAGTAATTATACAAGCCGTCCAAGTATAAAGGAATATGTTGTTGACTTTATTCTAAAAGAACTGAGCGAATGTGAAAAAGGTCTAATGGTTTATGAAGATGCTTCAGACAAAGATGTTGCAGGACGTATCGGACAACCTATGGCTCGCGCGCTTTATAGCCGTATTATGCTGTATATGGCAAGCCCGCGCTACAGTAGCGAATCAAGCATCACGTGGCAACAGGCAGCCGATGCAGCAAAAGGTTTCATCGAAACCTACGGCGGTAACTACTCGTTGATGCAAGGTACGGACTCAAAGACAGCATTAACCAATGCCTGGTTGTTGACTCCATACGAAGAAAGCAACAAAGAAATGATCTTCTATCGTAACGATGGAACCATCTCATGGAATAACATTCGCTATGATGTCCCGGTAGGTGAAGGAGGTAATGGCGGTCTCTGCCCGTCCCAAAACCTAATAGACATGTATGACATGATTGACGGTAATTCTCCTTTTCAGGAGTACGACGAAACCGGCGCTCCGGTTTATAACGGGGTTAATCCGAGCGTCAACGCCGCAAGTGGTTACAGCGATGCCAATATGTGGGCCAATCGTGACGGACGTCTGGCAGCTTCCATTCTTTATAATGGTGTATCCTGGGGAAATGGAGTAATCAATGTTGTCAAAGGACAACGTGATAATCCTGTAGGAAATGCTAACGCTACCCCGACCGGCTATTATGTACGCAAATACATGCCGGAAACCATCCTGAGTGCAAACCATAGCGGTAATTCACGTCGCCTCTGGACAATTATCCGTTATGCGGAAATTCTACTGAATTATGCCGAAGCGCTGAATGAAGTACAAGGTCCTTGTAAGGAAGTATACGACCAACTCGACCTAATTCGTCATCGCGCAGGCATCACCGGTAATGTTGCCAACCGTGCAGATCTGAACACCAAAGAGAAAATGCGCAACTTCATCCGCAAAGAACGCACGGTAGAATTGGCATTCGAAGAACATCGCGCATGGGACGTACGCCGCTGGAATGTAGCAGAAGAGGCATTGGGACGCAATATCATCGGCATCGATGTAGCTGCCAATGGAACCATCACCCGCAAAGTGGCCCAAGAACGCGTGTTCCAAAAGAAGATGTACCTCTATCCTATCCCTGAAGGTGAATACTGGAAAACAGGAATTGAAAACAATCCGGAATGGTAA